Below is a window of Bacillota bacterium DNA.
GGCCGCCTGACGCCCGCGCCCGAGGAGCGGGTGCGCGAGGTGCACGAGGGGGAGCGGCTCGACCTGGGCGGGCGGGAGCTCCGCTTCCTGGAGACGCCCGGGCACGCCAGGCACCACGCCTGCGCCGTCGACAGCGAGAGCGCCGGCCTCTTCTCCGGCGACGCGGCCGGCATCTTCTCGCCCGAGCTCTCGCCGGCCGGCGACGACCTGATCCTGCCCACCACCACGCCCAACCAGTTCGACCCCGAGACGATGGCCGCCACCTGCCGGCGCCTGGCCGGCGAGGGGCTGCGTCGCATCTACTACACGCACTTCGGTCCGGGCCGCATCGACCCCGCGGAGGCTCTGGAGCGGAACGCCCGCCTCGCGCTGGAGTGGGCGGAGGTGGGCCGCCGGGCGCTGGAGGAGGCGGGCGTCCGCGCCTCGCGCGACCTGGAGCGGGCCACCCGGGTGGTGGCGGCGGCGCTGCGCGACTGGATCGTCCGCTACGCGGAGGAGCACGGCTTCCTCCGGCCCGACGACGGGAGCCGGCCCATCGCCGTCGACCTGCCGCTGGACGCCATGGGCATCGCCGACTACTGGGCGCGGCGCGAGGCCGAGGCGGCGGCCGGCTGAGGCGGCGGGAAGGCGGAGGCCCTATGCGAAGAGGCACCCCGCGCGGGGGTGCCTCTTCGTCTCCGACCCGGGCCGGCCGCCGGCCGGCCTGGCCGGCCTCACTCCGTCACCGCCAGGAACGGCTCCACCTCCGCGGGGAGCGCCCGCCCGATCCGCCACCAGCGGACGCCCTCGGAGGCGGCCGCTTTCTGCCAGCGTCCGAGGTCGGCCGGGTCGAGGGCGACCAGCAGGCCGCCGGAGGTCTCCGGCGCGGTCAGGAGCACCTGGCGCCACTCCTCGAGGCCGTCCGCGAAGCGGGCGTGCGGCCGGACGTGCGCGTAGCTCTTGTGCGCGCCGCCGGGGAAGACCCAGTCCGCCCCGTACGCCTCCGCGCCCGGCAGCCAGGGGATCGCCTGCGTCTCCACCACGAAGCCGACGCCCGAGGCCTGGGCCATCTCCCAGAGGTGACCGAGCAGGCCGAAGCCGGTCACGTCGGTGACCGCGTGCGCCCCCGCCGCCAGCGCGGCGCGAGAGGCGCCGGCGTTGTGGACCAGCATCGACTCGACGGCCGCCGCCAGGTCGCCCGGCCGGTCCTGCCCGCGCTTGGCCGCGGTGGTGATGACGCCCGTCCCCAGCGCCTTGGTCAGGAGGAGGAGGTCGCCGGGCCGGGCGCCCCGCTTCCTGAGGAGGCGCGCGGGGTCGGCGCGGCCGAAGACGATCAGCCCGTAGGCCGGCTCCTTGGTCTCCACCGAGTGGCCGCCGGCGATGGGGATGCCCGCCTTCCGCGCCTCCTCCGCCCCGCCGCGCAGGATCGCCTGTTTGATCTCCGCCGGCATGTCCGCCGGCAGCGCGGCCAGGTTGAGGGCGAGGAGAGGCTCGCCCCCCATCGCCCAGACGTCGCTCAGGGCGTTGACCGCAGCGATCCGCCCGTACGTCTCCGGATCGTCCACCACCGGCAGGAAGTAGTCGACGGTCAGCACGTAGGCGGTCCCGTCATCACCCAGCCAGACGGCGGCGTCGTCCGGGTCGGCCAGCCCCGAGATCACCCGCGGGTAGGCCTCGGCCGGGAAGAGTCGCCGCAGCGGTTCCAGCATCGCCTCCAGGTCCGACGGACCCGTCTTCGACGCTCAGCCGGCGCACTCCACCAGTGCTGTCAGGTGCGTGAAGTCCCTCGCCATCCTTGCTCACCCCCTTTCGCGGCCGTCGTGCGGAGGGCGCGGGAAGAGGACGAGGCCGGCGACCGGGAAGCCGGCCGCCGGCCGCCCTTCGCCGCCCGGCCCGCCGCCTCTAGCCCGCCACCGCCCGGCGGACGGCGGCCAGAGCCGCCTCGTAGTCGGGATGCTGCGTCACCTCGGGGACGTACTCCACGTACGTCACCCGGTCGTTCCGGTCGATCACGAAGACCGCCCGAGCCTCCAGCCGCGCCTCCGGCATCAGCGTGCCGTAGGCCTCCCCGAAGCTGGCCAGGACGTGGTCGGAGAGGGTGATCACCCGGTCGACGCCGGCCGCCCCGCACCAGCGCTTCTGCGCGAAGGGAAGGTCCATGCTGACGGTCAGGATGACCACGTCCTCGCCCAGCGAGGCCGCCTCCTGGTTGAAACGACGCGTCTCGGCGTCGCAGACCGGCGTGTCCAGGGAAGGAACGGCGGCGATCAGCCGCACCTTGCCCGACCACTCGCTCAGGCGGCGCATGGCCAGGCTGTTGTCCTGCACGGTGGCGTCAGGCGCCGTCTGGCCGACCGCCACCGGCTTCCCGGCCAGCTGCACCGGCTTGCCGCCGAAGAGGACCGTATGCTCCGCCATCGCCTCGCCTCCCATCCGAAAGAAATGGCGAGCCGGAGGAAGCGGCGGCCCTCCGGCCGCCGGCTGTCCACTCGCCGTTTCCATCATAGAGAGTCGCTGGCAGGCGGCCAAGCCGCCGCCCCGCGCGGCCGCGTCCGCTCGCGCAGCAGGCGGAGGAGCTCGTCGGGCCCGCGGGCGATCAGCTGGGCCCCGGCCCGGCGGAAGAGCGCCTCGGCGCGCTCTCCCGGCGCCCCGCCCAGCACCCCCGCGAAGAGGAAGCGCGGCTCGCCCGCCCCGGCCGTGCGCGCGTAGTTCCGGACGGTCCAGGCGTCGTCCACGTTGTCGCCGGCGAAGACGGCCACCTCGACGCCCAGCGCGCGCCCGGCGGCGCGGAGCCCCTCCGGGTCGGGCTTCCTCCAGAGGTCGCCGGTGATGACGGCGCCCGGCCTCATCCGACCCGCCAGCCCCGCCCGCTCCAGCGCCAGCTCCGTCTCGCCGCCCGAGATGCGGCCCGTATAGAGCCCGTAGCGGAGCCAGGGCGGCAGGAGCGAGGCGTCCAGGCGCGGCCGCTCGCGCTCGCAGAGACCGGGCCCCCGCCACTCGCGCGCCGGGTAGCCGAACATGGCGGCGCAGCGCTCGCCGGCGTAGAACTCGCCGCAGAGGCGGTCGACCCGCCCGCCGTCGAAGCTCGCCTCGAGCCGGCCCATCCGCTCCGCCTCGGAGCGCTCCGCCAGCCAGCGCCACTCGGCGGCCAGCCCGCCGCCGCCCGCCTCGATGCCCCGCGCCAGCTCCTCCAGGGAGGGCGCCGCCCGCCGCAGCGCCGCCGTCCCGGCGGCGCGGGCCCGCTCCGGCTCCCCGGCCGCCTCCTCCAGGCCGATCGCCTTCCAGAGAAAGAAGAGGACCGCGCCCCGCGTCAGCGCCCAGTCGCTGTTGAAACCGCCGGCCGCCTTGAAGAGCGCCGTCTCCTCCGGCTCGATCAGCCGCCCCGTCTCCGCCCAGCCGCGGTCGTGGACCAGGACGTACTGCGTCACCTCGCTGATGACGCGCGGGTAGGAGTCCGAGGTGTCCAGAAGCACGCCGTCCACATCGAAGACGACGGCACCCACCCGCCCCAGCAGCGGCACCGCCTCCGGCAGCGCCAGGACGCCCGGCGCCAGCTCCACGTACCGGTCCTCCGCCTCGCTCACCCCGCCCCTCCGCTCCTCTCCACCGGACTGTCGCCCGTC
It encodes the following:
- a CDS encoding MBL fold metallo-hydrolase, coding for MADLEAVEEVAAGLYRIDVLEDGQPGRSCAYLVRGREGAALVETGSAPQVEVLLDGMERAGFDPARLDWIFVTHVHLDHAGAAGTLLRLLRRPTLLVHPRGVRHMVDPSRLYESARSVYGTELLERVFGRLTPAPEERVREVHEGERLDLGGRELRFLETPGHARHHACAVDSESAGLFSGDAAGIFSPELSPAGDDLILPTTTPNQFDPETMAATCRRLAGEGLRRIYYTHFGPGRIDPAEALERNARLALEWAEVGRRALEEAGVRASRDLERATRVVAAALRDWIVRYAEEHGFLRPDDGSRPIAVDLPLDAMGIADYWARREAEAAAG
- the selD gene encoding selenide, water dikinase SelD, coding for MARDFTHLTALVECAGUASKTGPSDLEAMLEPLRRLFPAEAYPRVISGLADPDDAAVWLGDDGTAYVLTVDYFLPVVDDPETYGRIAAVNALSDVWAMGGEPLLALNLAALPADMPAEIKQAILRGGAEEARKAGIPIAGGHSVETKEPAYGLIVFGRADPARLLRKRGARPGDLLLLTKALGTGVITTAAKRGQDRPGDLAAAVESMLVHNAGASRAALAAGAHAVTDVTGFGLLGHLWEMAQASGVGFVVETQAIPWLPGAEAYGADWVFPGGAHKSYAHVRPHARFADGLEEWRQVLLTAPETSGGLLVALDPADLGRWQKAAASEGVRWWRIGRALPAEVEPFLAVTE
- the tpx gene encoding thiol peroxidase: MAEHTVLFGGKPVQLAGKPVAVGQTAPDATVQDNSLAMRRLSEWSGKVRLIAAVPSLDTPVCDAETRRFNQEAASLGEDVVILTVSMDLPFAQKRWCGAAGVDRVITLSDHVLASFGEAYGTLMPEARLEARAVFVIDRNDRVTYVEYVPEVTQHPDYEAALAAVRRAVAG